The Blattabacterium cuenoti genome includes a region encoding these proteins:
- a CDS encoding type III PLP-dependent enzyme domain-containing protein, translating into MKIRYSDLIDQTFDFPTEEFSIKNNFLEFHGIPLMNLIKKYGTPLKFTYLPKISQNIRKARKWFEKAIQSNQYNNKYTYCYCTKSSHFSFVLEEALKNNISIETSYAYDIEIVKNLYKKGKTTKSIEVICNGFKPKNYIENISELINNGFYNTIPILDNSDELEKLSLIINYPFKLGIRIASEEEPKFEFYTSRLGIGYKDIIVFYLNKIKNNPKVELKMLHFFINTGIKDTAYYWNELFKCLHIYAKLKKIAPELEILNIGGGFPIKTSMSFQYDYEYMTNEIVYQIKKFCQEENISEPHIYTEFGAYTVGESGGILYQILNQKRQNDREKWNMIDSSFMTTLPDTWAISRRFIMMAINRWNDCYERVFLGGLTCDSDDYYNSEQHMNAIYLPCFHKEIPLYIGFFNTGAYQDTISGYGGVHHCLIPQPIHILIDHDEKKNFVYKIFRQSQNPKEILKILGY; encoded by the coding sequence ATGAAAATCCGTTATTCCGATCTGATTGATCAAACTTTTGATTTTCCAACTGAGGAATTTTCTATAAAAAATAATTTTTTAGAATTTCACGGAATTCCATTAATGAATCTTATAAAAAAATATGGAACTCCATTAAAATTTACATACTTGCCAAAAATATCTCAAAATATCCGAAAGGCAAGAAAATGGTTTGAAAAAGCTATTCAATCCAATCAATATAACAACAAATATACTTATTGTTATTGCACAAAAAGTTCTCATTTTTCTTTTGTATTAGAAGAAGCTTTAAAAAATAACATTAGTATTGAAACCTCATATGCTTATGATATAGAAATTGTAAAAAATCTTTATAAAAAAGGAAAAACTACCAAAAGTATTGAAGTTATATGCAATGGATTTAAACCGAAAAATTATATTGAGAATATATCAGAACTTATTAATAACGGATTCTATAATACAATACCAATATTGGACAATTCGGACGAATTGGAAAAATTAAGTTTGATCATTAATTATCCTTTTAAATTAGGAATACGTATAGCTTCTGAAGAAGAACCTAAATTTGAATTTTACACTTCAAGGTTGGGAATCGGATATAAAGATATTATTGTTTTTTATTTAAATAAAATAAAAAATAATCCTAAAGTGGAATTAAAAATGTTGCACTTTTTCATAAATACAGGAATAAAAGATACTGCTTATTATTGGAATGAACTTTTCAAATGTTTACATATTTATGCAAAATTGAAAAAAATAGCTCCAGAATTAGAAATCCTAAACATAGGAGGAGGATTCCCCATTAAAACCTCCATGTCTTTTCAATATGATTATGAATATATGACCAACGAAATTGTTTATCAAATAAAAAAATTTTGTCAGGAAGAAAATATTTCAGAACCTCATATATACACAGAATTTGGTGCTTATACAGTGGGAGAAAGTGGAGGTATTTTATATCAAATACTTAATCAAAAACGTCAGAATGATAGAGAAAAATGGAATATGATAGATAGTTCTTTTATGACTACACTTCCTGATACTTGGGCAATCAGTCGTAGATTTATTATGATGGCAATTAATCGTTGGAATGATTGTTATGAAAGAGTTTTTTTAGGAGGATTAACATGTGATAGCGATGATTATTATAATTCAGAACAACATATGAACGCAATATATCTTCCTTGTTTTCATAAAGAAATTCCACTTTATATTGGTTTTTTCAATACAGGAGCTTATCAAGATACAATTAGTGGATATGGAGGGGTTCATCATTGTTTAATTCCTCAACCTATTCACATATTAATAGATCATGATGAAAAAAAAAATTTTGTCTATAAAATATTTAGACAATCACAAAATCCAAAAGAAATTTTAAAAATATTAGGTTATTGA
- the prfB gene encoding peptide chain release factor 2 — protein MIRKEEIQSLSERIQKIYNILKIDEIKEYINKGQKKTLNPNFWKNYKKSRDYIKYMHDMKAYIKDFTELKNAFEELEIIFSFSKEENVEKEFEIQLYKTKKLLSNIELKNILSEEEDSLNAILQISSGAGGTESCDWTSMLMRMYSMWAEKKNFSVKKIHHVYGDITGIKSVTLEINGLYAFGYLKGENGVHRLIRLSPFDSNSKRHTSFSSVYVYPMINDQIDIDIKISDLQWETFRSSGSGGQNVNKVETGVRLRHHPTGITIENTESRSQIQNRQKALQLLKSRLFEIEMIKKNEKKEKIESTKKKIEWGSQIRNYIMHPYKLVKDLRTGYETTKIQSVMNGEIDIFLKKFLIYNRENKNKN, from the coding sequence ATGATAAGAAAAGAAGAAATACAATCTTTATCGGAAAGAATTCAAAAAATTTATAATATTCTAAAAATAGATGAAATAAAGGAATATATAAATAAAGGACAAAAAAAAACATTAAATCCAAATTTTTGGAAAAATTATAAAAAATCGAGAGATTATATAAAATATATGCATGATATGAAAGCATATATCAAAGATTTTACGGAATTAAAAAATGCTTTCGAAGAATTAGAAATAATATTTTCTTTTTCTAAAGAAGAAAATGTAGAAAAAGAATTTGAAATTCAATTGTATAAAACAAAAAAATTACTTTCAAATATAGAGTTGAAAAATATTCTCTCGGAAGAAGAAGATTCTTTAAATGCTATATTACAAATATCTTCTGGCGCTGGAGGTACTGAAAGTTGTGATTGGACTTCCATGTTAATGAGAATGTATTCCATGTGGGCAGAAAAAAAAAATTTTTCAGTAAAGAAAATCCATCATGTATATGGAGATATTACTGGTATCAAATCTGTTACTTTAGAAATTAATGGTCTTTATGCATTTGGTTATTTAAAAGGAGAAAATGGAGTGCATAGATTGATTCGTCTATCTCCTTTTGACAGTAATTCAAAACGTCATACTTCTTTTTCTTCTGTATATGTTTATCCCATGATCAATGATCAGATTGACATAGATATCAAAATATCAGATCTACAATGGGAAACTTTTCGTTCTAGTGGATCTGGAGGACAAAACGTAAACAAAGTTGAAACAGGAGTAAGATTACGTCATCATCCTACAGGAATTACTATAGAGAATACCGAATCTCGTTCTCAAATACAAAATAGACAAAAAGCTTTGCAACTATTGAAATCTAGATTATTTGAAATTGAAATGATTAAAAAAAATGAAAAAAAAGAAAAAATAGAATCTACAAAAAAAAAAATAGAATGGGGTTCTCAAATTAGGAATTATATTATGCATCCTTACAAATTAGTAAAAGATTTAAGAACCGGTTATGAAACTACAAAAATTCAATCTGTTATGAATGGTGAAATAGATATTTTTTTAAAAAAATTTTTAATCTATAACAGAGAAAATAAAAACAAAAATTAA
- the menD gene encoding 2-succinyl-5-enolpyruvyl-6-hydroxy-3-cyclohexene-1-carboxylic-acid synthase, whose translation MYSSKKVVQSFGEILKAKSIFHIIISPGSRNAPIIINFTQQKMFHTYSIVDERCAGFFALGIAQQIRKPVVISCTSGSAVVNFYPAVTEAFYQNIPLILLTADRPKKIIDVFEGQSIYQENIFQKHVETSIQLIEDESESGIWYNDKLINESINKCILKNKPIHINIPFSEPLYNTTNHLQVRPKIIKTIPVKKYIKTYKKEQYIWKKCEKKMILFGLHYPEKNMEKILRKLSLDSSIVIFTETTSHIYGKLFFSSIDQLIFNMNYKNWKIFKPHILLTVGINIISKKIKFLLRKDPPTYHWHIGEHYESYPDTYYKLTTYWPINPESFFQIFLHDNSNNILVSDYRNKWEKLREEKIKKHKSFLKKEKSFSDLKVLFFVFQTIPNNTILQLGNSMIIRYYQLFYEKKYSIKSYCNRGTSGIDGCVSTAVGCATVRKKIVTLIIGDISFFYDSNALWNDYIPKNFRIILINNGGGNIFRFISEKKLPEKTFNFFETKHIFSAKNICKMHNWKYKKVSNQYVLKNSLSFFWKKSNQPYLLEINTKKYNNAEILKKYLDYLS comes from the coding sequence ATGTATTCAAGTAAAAAAGTTGTACAAAGTTTTGGTGAAATTTTAAAAGCAAAATCTATATTTCATATTATCATATCTCCAGGATCTAGAAATGCTCCAATCATTATAAATTTTACTCAACAAAAGATGTTTCATACTTACAGTATTGTAGATGAACGATGTGCAGGGTTCTTTGCTTTAGGAATAGCTCAACAAATTAGAAAACCTGTAGTTATTAGTTGCACTTCTGGATCTGCAGTTGTAAATTTTTATCCTGCAGTGACTGAGGCTTTTTATCAAAATATTCCACTTATTTTACTAACTGCAGATAGACCAAAAAAAATTATAGATGTATTTGAAGGACAATCAATTTATCAAGAGAATATTTTTCAAAAACATGTAGAAACTTCTATCCAATTGATAGAAGATGAATCCGAATCTGGTATATGGTATAATGACAAACTTATAAATGAATCAATAAACAAGTGTATTTTAAAAAATAAACCGATACACATTAATATACCATTTTCAGAACCACTTTATAATACTACAAATCATTTACAAGTCAGACCTAAAATTATAAAAACTATACCTGTTAAAAAATATATTAAAACTTATAAAAAAGAACAATATATATGGAAAAAATGTGAAAAAAAAATGATTCTGTTCGGATTACATTATCCAGAAAAAAATATGGAAAAAATTTTAAGGAAATTAAGTTTAGATTCCTCTATTGTAATTTTTACAGAAACAACATCTCATATATATGGAAAACTTTTTTTTTCAAGTATAGACCAACTTATTTTTAATATGAATTATAAAAATTGGAAAATTTTTAAACCTCATATTTTATTAACCGTTGGAATAAATATTATATCTAAAAAAATCAAATTTCTTTTGAGAAAAGATCCACCAACATATCATTGGCATATAGGGGAACATTATGAAAGTTATCCGGATACTTATTATAAATTAACCACTTATTGGCCTATCAATCCAGAATCATTTTTTCAAATTTTTCTTCATGATAATTCTAATAATATTTTAGTTTCAGATTATAGAAATAAATGGGAAAAATTAAGAGAAGAAAAAATAAAAAAACATAAATCTTTTTTAAAAAAAGAAAAAAGTTTTTCAGATTTAAAAGTTTTATTTTTTGTTTTTCAAACTATTCCTAATAATACTATATTACAATTAGGAAATAGCATGATAATAAGATATTATCAACTTTTTTATGAAAAAAAATATTCTATTAAATCTTATTGTAATCGTGGAACTTCAGGAATAGATGGATGTGTTTCAACAGCTGTAGGTTGCGCTACAGTAAGGAAAAAAATTGTGACATTGATTATTGGAGATATCAGTTTTTTTTATGATAGTAATGCTTTATGGAATGATTATATTCCAAAAAATTTTCGTATAATACTTATTAATAACGGAGGAGGAAATATTTTTAGATTTATTTCAGAAAAAAAGTTACCAGAAAAAACATTCAATTTTTTCGAAACAAAACATATTTTTTCTGCAAAAAATATATGTAAAATGCATAATTGGAAATACAAAAAAGTATCCAATCAATATGTTTTAAAAAATAGTTTATCATTTTTTTGGAAAAAATCGAATCAACCTTATTTATTAGAAATAAACACTAAAAAATATAATAATGCTGAAATTCTAAAAAAATATTTAGATTATCTATCCTGA
- the fabG gene encoding 3-oxoacyl-[acyl-carrier-protein] reductase codes for MKLLNGKIAIVTGGSGDIGQSIVKTFVQHGANVIFTFFSSKKKAQELELKYKNFVEAYEIDLSDFQSSKNLVQKVIKKYGTLDILVNNAGIIKDNFLLKISKNDWDNVIKTNLYSIFNLTKHAIHPMMKKKKGSIINMSSVVGLTGNIGQSNYAASKAGIIGFTKSISRELGKRNIRCNVIAPGYIITKMNSHLKSQVQENWIKNIPLKRAGTPEDIANSTLFLASDLSNYITGCVLNVNGGLI; via the coding sequence ATGAAACTATTAAATGGAAAAATAGCTATAGTTACAGGAGGTTCAGGTGATATAGGTCAATCTATAGTTAAAACTTTTGTACAACATGGAGCCAATGTGATTTTTACATTTTTTTCATCAAAAAAAAAAGCACAAGAATTAGAATTGAAATATAAAAATTTTGTAGAAGCATATGAAATAGATCTTTCAGATTTTCAATCATCAAAAAATTTAGTACAAAAAGTTATAAAAAAATATGGAACTTTGGATATATTAGTAAATAATGCAGGTATTATAAAAGATAATTTTTTACTAAAAATCTCGAAAAATGATTGGGATAATGTGATTAAAACTAATTTATATTCTATATTTAATTTGACAAAACATGCTATTCATCCTATGATGAAAAAAAAAAAAGGAAGTATTATTAATATGAGTTCTGTTGTAGGATTAACGGGAAATATTGGACAATCTAATTATGCTGCATCTAAAGCAGGAATTATTGGTTTCACAAAATCAATATCGAGAGAATTAGGAAAAAGAAATATACGTTGCAATGTTATAGCTCCTGGATATATCATAACAAAAATGAACTCTCACTTGAAATCTCAAGTTCAAGAAAATTGGATAAAAAACATTCCATTAAAAAGAGCAGGAACTCCTGAAGATATAGCAAACTCAACTTTATTTCTTGCTTCAGATTTATCAAATTATATTACTGGTTGTGTATTAAATGTAAATGGAGGATTAATTTAA
- the clpB gene encoding ATP-dependent chaperone ClpB, protein MNYNKFTIKSQEVIQKAQYIAFKKNQQSIENAHILKSIFEIEENIIPFILKKLQVNSQLIIIGLDRIISSYPKIISGSLTQHFSLHVTKMLNIAENYANLLKDEFISVEHIFYGIFMSMDHTSQLLIDQGIKEKNIKEVIESMRKKNGKIISSTEENIFNALDKYAKNLNEWADKGKLDPVIGRDEEIRRVLQILSRRTKNNPILIGEAGVGKTAIAEGLAHRIISGDIPDNLKNKQVFSLDMASIIAGAKYKGEFEERLKAVIKEVTSSNGEVILFIDEIHTLVGAGGGEGAMDAANILKPALARGELRAIGATTLNEYQKYFRIDKALERRFQQVYVDEPSISDAISILRGIKEKYESHHKVRIKDESIISAVELSKRYINERFLPDKAIDLVDEAASKLRMEINSKPEKLDVLHRKIMHMEIQIEALKRENDEKQLVPLKKELSKLNEEKMQLQAQWQNEKDLVEGIQKAKDKIENFKFEAEQAERSGDYGKVAELRYGKIKEEENKVKILENELKKQEDQGKKMIQEEVYREDIAQVVSKWTGIPVTKMLQSEREKLLFLEKELHKRIVGQYNAIQSIANAIRRSRAGLQDEKKPIGSFLFMGSTGVGKTELAKTLAEYLFDDENNMLRIDMSEYQERHSVSRFIGAPPGYIGYDESGQLTEAIRRRPYSVILLDEIEKAHSDVFNILLQVLDDGRLTDNKGRTVNFTNTIIIMTSNIGSDIIQESLYQEISSNRIEATKKALIDLLKTIVRPEFINRIDEIILFKPLSRKEIKDIVKLQMKKLGKMLYNKKNICIESTNEAIEYLSEKGYDPHFGARPLKRVIQHDILNNLSKEIIKGEIQKNHRILIDFFKEQGIVFRQSKKIENIKI, encoded by the coding sequence ATGAATTATAATAAGTTTACTATTAAATCACAAGAAGTGATACAAAAGGCGCAGTATATTGCCTTTAAAAAAAATCAACAATCTATCGAAAATGCACACATTTTAAAATCAATATTTGAAATTGAAGAAAATATAATTCCCTTTATTTTAAAAAAATTACAAGTTAATTCACAATTAATAATCATTGGATTAGATCGAATTATTTCATCTTATCCAAAAATTATTAGTGGTTCTTTAACTCAACATTTTAGTTTACATGTAACAAAAATGTTAAATATAGCAGAAAATTATGCAAATCTATTGAAAGATGAATTTATTTCTGTAGAGCATATTTTTTATGGAATTTTTATGAGTATGGATCATACTTCGCAATTATTAATAGATCAAGGAATAAAAGAAAAAAATATAAAAGAAGTTATTGAAAGTATGAGAAAAAAAAATGGAAAAATTATATCTTCTACAGAAGAGAATATCTTCAATGCTTTAGATAAATACGCTAAAAATCTAAATGAATGGGCTGATAAAGGAAAATTAGATCCCGTCATTGGACGGGATGAAGAAATACGTAGAGTTTTACAAATATTATCTAGAAGAACAAAAAATAATCCAATTTTAATAGGAGAAGCAGGAGTCGGAAAAACAGCTATAGCTGAGGGATTAGCACATCGTATTATTAGTGGAGATATTCCAGATAATTTAAAAAATAAACAAGTATTTTCTTTAGATATGGCTTCTATAATTGCGGGAGCTAAATATAAAGGAGAATTTGAAGAACGTTTAAAAGCTGTAATAAAAGAAGTAACCTCTTCAAATGGAGAAGTCATTTTATTTATTGATGAAATTCATACCCTAGTTGGGGCAGGTGGGGGTGAAGGTGCCATGGATGCCGCAAATATTTTAAAACCAGCATTGGCTAGAGGTGAACTGAGAGCTATAGGAGCTACAACTTTAAATGAATATCAGAAATATTTTAGAATAGATAAAGCTTTAGAAAGAAGATTTCAACAGGTGTATGTAGATGAACCTTCTATTTCTGATGCAATATCTATATTACGTGGAATTAAAGAAAAATATGAAAGCCATCACAAAGTCAGAATAAAAGATGAATCTATCATTTCTGCTGTAGAATTATCTAAACGTTATATTAACGAACGTTTTTTACCAGATAAAGCAATCGATCTTGTGGATGAAGCTGCTTCTAAATTAAGAATGGAAATTAATTCCAAACCTGAAAAATTAGATGTTTTACATAGAAAAATTATGCATATGGAAATACAAATCGAAGCTTTAAAAAGAGAAAATGATGAAAAACAGTTAGTTCCTTTAAAAAAGGAATTGTCTAAATTGAATGAAGAAAAAATGCAATTACAAGCTCAATGGCAAAACGAAAAAGATCTGGTTGAAGGAATACAAAAAGCGAAAGATAAAATAGAAAATTTTAAATTTGAAGCAGAACAAGCTGAAAGATCAGGTGATTATGGAAAAGTAGCAGAATTAAGATATGGGAAAATAAAAGAAGAAGAAAATAAAGTAAAAATATTAGAAAATGAATTGAAAAAACAAGAAGATCAAGGTAAAAAGATGATACAAGAAGAAGTTTACAGAGAGGATATAGCTCAAGTGGTATCTAAATGGACTGGAATTCCGGTTACTAAAATGTTGCAAAGTGAAAGAGAAAAATTATTATTTTTAGAAAAAGAATTACACAAAAGAATTGTAGGACAATATAATGCTATTCAATCTATCGCAAATGCTATTCGACGTTCTAGAGCAGGATTGCAGGATGAAAAAAAACCCATAGGATCTTTTCTCTTTATGGGGAGTACAGGAGTAGGGAAAACAGAACTCGCTAAAACTTTAGCAGAATATTTATTTGATGATGAAAATAATATGCTTCGTATAGATATGAGCGAATATCAAGAGCGTCATTCTGTAAGTCGATTTATAGGAGCTCCTCCAGGATATATAGGTTACGATGAAAGTGGACAATTAACAGAAGCTATACGTAGACGTCCTTACAGTGTAATTTTGTTGGATGAAATAGAAAAAGCTCATTCAGATGTTTTTAATATACTTTTGCAAGTTTTGGATGATGGAAGATTAACTGATAACAAAGGAAGAACAGTTAATTTTACAAATACTATAATCATTATGACTTCCAATATAGGATCAGACATTATTCAAGAAAGTTTATATCAAGAAATTTCTTCTAATAGAATAGAAGCTACAAAAAAAGCTTTAATAGATTTATTAAAAACCATTGTCAGACCTGAATTCATTAATCGTATAGATGAAATTATTCTATTTAAACCTCTTTCTAGAAAAGAAATAAAAGATATTGTTAAATTACAAATGAAAAAATTAGGAAAAATGCTATACAATAAAAAAAATATTTGTATAGAATCAACTAATGAAGCTATAGAATATTTATCTGAAAAAGGATATGATCCTCATTTTGGAGCTAGACCTTTGAAAAGAGTTATTCAACATGATATTTTAAATAATCTTTCTAAAGAAATTATAAAAGGGGAAATCCAAAAAAATCATAGAATTTTAATAGATTTTTTTAAAGAACAAGGAATTGTGTTTAGACAATCAAAAAAAATTGAAAATATTAAGATTTAA
- a CDS encoding SanA/YdcF family protein, translating to MKKSYDDDSINYIPYNTFGVVLGTSKYLYGGGINAYFKYRIDAACSLFFHNKIRYIIVSGDNREKNYNEPKMMKKELIKKGVPPNFIYEDFYGINTLYSIIRVNKIFNQKKFTIISQKFHNERAIFIGNCLGLDVIGFNAKSLTFDSKTQFREIFARIKALWDIILSFQVL from the coding sequence GTGAAAAAGAGCTATGATGACGATTCTATCAATTATATTCCATATAATACATTTGGTGTAGTTTTGGGAACTTCTAAATATTTGTATGGAGGGGGAATTAACGCTTATTTTAAGTATCGAATAGATGCAGCTTGTTCTCTTTTTTTTCATAATAAAATACGTTATATCATTGTAAGTGGAGATAATAGAGAAAAAAATTATAATGAACCAAAAATGATGAAAAAAGAATTAATAAAAAAAGGGGTTCCTCCTAATTTTATATATGAAGATTTTTATGGAATTAATACTTTATATTCTATTATTAGGGTTAACAAAATTTTCAATCAAAAAAAATTTACGATTATATCTCAAAAATTTCATAATGAAAGAGCTATTTTTATTGGTAATTGTTTAGGATTAGATGTAATTGGATTCAATGCCAAGAGTCTGACTTTTGATAGCAAAACACAATTTAGAGAAATTTTCGCAAGAATTAAAGCTTTATGGGATATTATTTTATCTTTTCAGGTTTTATGA
- the era gene encoding GTPase Era has translation MIHKSGFVNIIGSPNVGKSTLINSLVGKKLSIVTHKPQTTRHRILGFINKSNLQIIFSDTPGIISPVYTMQKIMMRDVKKSLEDADIILLLTEVGKFEDVSIFNYIKKIKNKDVPIIILINKIDQIKTQSRVDTLYDTMNYWHRSFPHLEILPISALKKMNQDLLMNKIISLLSEHPAYYPKDYLSNKPEYFFVNEIIREKIFFLYKKEIPYSVEIQTKFFKKQNAFIHILSYLYVERDSQKGILIGERGSVIQKLKLISTNSIELFFKKKIKLIFYVKVCKNWRHDYKKLKYFGY, from the coding sequence GTGATTCATAAATCTGGTTTTGTTAACATTATAGGATCTCCTAACGTAGGAAAATCTACTTTAATCAATTCTCTTGTAGGAAAAAAACTTTCTATCGTAACACATAAACCACAAACTACTCGTCATAGAATATTAGGATTTATAAATAAATCGAATCTTCAGATTATATTTTCTGATACTCCAGGAATTATTAGTCCTGTTTATACCATGCAAAAAATTATGATGCGAGATGTCAAAAAATCGTTAGAAGATGCAGATATTATATTACTTCTTACAGAAGTAGGGAAATTTGAAGATGTCTCAATATTCAATTATATTAAAAAAATAAAAAATAAAGATGTACCTATTATTATATTAATTAATAAAATAGATCAAATAAAAACACAATCTAGAGTAGATACATTGTATGATACAATGAATTATTGGCATAGATCATTTCCTCATTTAGAAATATTACCAATATCTGCATTAAAAAAAATGAATCAAGATCTATTAATGAATAAAATTATATCTTTATTATCTGAACATCCAGCTTATTATCCTAAAGACTATTTAAGTAATAAACCTGAATATTTTTTTGTAAATGAAATAATTAGGGAAAAAATATTTTTTTTATATAAAAAAGAAATACCTTATTCGGTAGAAATACAGACAAAATTTTTTAAAAAACAAAATGCTTTCATACATATATTATCATATCTATATGTAGAACGAGATTCTCAAAAAGGGATATTAATAGGAGAGAGGGGAAGTGTTATTCAAAAATTGAAACTTATTTCTACAAATAGTATAGAACTTTTTTTCAAAAAAAAAATAAAATTAATATTTTATGTAAAAGTTTGTAAAAACTGGCGACATGATTATAAAAAATTAAAATATTTTGGATATTAA
- the cmk gene encoding (d)CMP kinase → MNKKIIIAIDGYSSSGKSTLAKAISKKLKYKYIDTGAMYRCIALFAIRKKIFDSHFYNTKNFIPVLKEINLKLKWNKKYNQTDIFLNGENIQDKIRSEKVSNKVSLIAQIPEIREKLTIMQRNIGKNKGIVIDGRDIGNHVFPRSELKIFMKGSIEIRSYRRYQELKKRGNEISYEKVKKNIIYRDMMDISRDISPLKKSTDSIEIDNTFLNIEEQLNLIFKLINKKITTSLS, encoded by the coding sequence ATGAATAAAAAAATTATTATAGCTATAGATGGATATTCTTCATCAGGAAAAAGTACTTTAGCTAAAGCTATTTCTAAAAAACTAAAATATAAATATATAGATACTGGTGCTATGTATAGATGTATAGCCTTGTTTGCAATCAGAAAAAAAATTTTTGATAGTCATTTTTATAATACAAAAAATTTTATCCCTGTTTTGAAAGAAATCAATTTAAAATTAAAATGGAATAAAAAATATAATCAAACGGATATCTTTTTAAATGGAGAAAATATTCAAGACAAGATTAGATCGGAAAAAGTATCAAATAAAGTAAGTTTAATAGCTCAAATTCCAGAAATTAGAGAGAAATTAACCATTATGCAAAGAAATATTGGAAAAAATAAAGGAATAGTTATAGATGGAAGAGATATAGGAAATCATGTGTTTCCAAGATCAGAGTTAAAAATATTTATGAAAGGATCTATAGAAATTCGTTCTTACAGAAGATATCAAGAGCTAAAAAAAAGAGGAAACGAGATTTCTTATGAGAAAGTCAAAAAAAATATAATTTATAGAGATATGATGGATATTTCACGGGATATATCTCCACTTAAAAAATCTACAGATTCTATAGAAATAGATAATACATTTTTAAATATAGAAGAACAACTAAATCTCATTTTTAAATTAATCAACAAAAAAATAACTACATCATTATCATGA
- the speB gene encoding agmatinase yields the protein MKLNHGKKTFAGIPKKYATLDKAKTVLITVPYDYTQTWKKGSKKGPKAFLAAAEHIELYDIETNSEVYKKGIFIAPPIINSSFSTKKMIKKVYHVTKKYLNKKKFLTFIGGDHSISIGSIRAFGEKYTNLSILHMDAHTDLRPVYKGSPYNHACSMHEASQKYPLIQIGIRSMDVIEKKYIQKGNIFYMHQIYKNDLWMQDAIYKLSKNVFISIDIDVFDPSIAPSTGTPEPGGLSWYTTLEFLKKVFKKKNVIGFDIVELLPNKKESSTDFLTVKLYYKLLSYKYININSYE from the coding sequence TTGAAATTAAATCACGGAAAAAAAACTTTTGCGGGAATCCCAAAAAAATATGCAACGCTTGATAAAGCTAAAACTGTTCTCATTACAGTTCCATATGATTATACTCAAACATGGAAAAAAGGTTCTAAAAAAGGACCTAAAGCTTTTTTGGCTGCAGCAGAACATATAGAATTATATGATATAGAAACTAATTCAGAAGTCTATAAAAAAGGAATTTTTATTGCCCCCCCTATTATCAATTCTTCATTTTCTACAAAAAAAATGATTAAAAAAGTATATCATGTTACAAAAAAGTATCTTAATAAAAAAAAATTCCTCACATTTATAGGAGGAGATCATTCTATATCAATAGGGAGCATTAGAGCTTTTGGAGAAAAATATACAAACTTAAGTATTCTTCATATGGACGCCCATACAGATTTACGTCCTGTATACAAAGGAAGTCCTTATAATCACGCTTGTTCCATGCATGAAGCATCACAAAAATACCCACTCATACAAATAGGAATTCGTAGTATGGATGTTATAGAAAAAAAATATATTCAAAAAGGAAATATATTTTATATGCATCAGATTTACAAAAATGATTTATGGATGCAAGATGCTATTTATAAATTATCTAAAAATGTATTTATAAGCATCGATATAGATGTTTTCGATCCTAGTATAGCCCCTTCTACAGGAACTCCAGAACCAGGTGGATTATCTTGGTATACAACTTTAGAATTTTTAAAAAAAGTTTTTAAAAAAAAAAATGTAATAGGATTTGACATAGTAGAACTTTTACCGAATAAAAAAGAATCTTCTACAGATTTCCTTACTGTCAAACTTTACTATAAATTATTGTCATATAAATACATCAATATAAATTCATATGAATAA